One Sphaeramia orbicularis chromosome 21, fSphaOr1.1, whole genome shotgun sequence DNA window includes the following coding sequences:
- the LOC115412606 gene encoding CD209 antigen-like protein C, translating to MEDLYMNIEEVKHVNTGSSAPQVSNRGLRRAVVFLGFFCGSLMFGLIGLGVYINISAAELTSIKANMTDHLQTSKDQMSDLNGQLQTSRDQISDLIRDRDQLNTSLIRANQEVERLQTLPKKQKTTCPAGWRMSFCSCYFFSSTAGPWEAGRNDCKNRDADLVVIDSTEEQEFIQGFKDYYWIGLTDRVNEGTWKWVDGSPVTLTFWDKGEPNNGMGSNGVNLGEEDCAEKPVKGKWNDLSCNTLRRWICEK from the exons ATGGAGGATCTGTACATGAACATTGAGGAGGTTAAACATGTCAACACGGGATCTTCAG CTCCTCAGGTCTCAAACAGGGGCTTACGTAGAGCTGTTGTCTTTCTGGGGTTCTTCTGTGGTTCCCTGATGTTTGGACTCATCGGCCTCGGGGTCTACA TAAACATCTCAGCTGCAGAACTGACCTCAATCAAAGCCAACATGACGGACCATCTACAGACCAGCAAAGACCAGATGTCAGACCTGAACGGGCAGCtccagaccagcagagaccagataTCAGACCTGATTAGAGACCGAGACCAGCTCAACACCAGCCTCATCAGagccaaccaggaagtggagaggCTGCAGACTCTGCCCAAAA AGCAGAAGACAACGTGTCCTGCAGGATGGAGGATGTCCTTTTGCAGCTGTTACTTCTTTTCCAGTACAGCTGGACCCTGGGAAGCAGGAAGAAACGACTGCAAAAACAGAGACGCAGATCTGGTGGTGATAGACAGCACAGAGGAACAG GAGTTCATCCAAGGGTTCAAAGATTATTATTGGATCGGTTTGACTGATCGTGTCAATGAGGGAACTTGGAAATGGGTCGATGGATCTCCAGTCACACTGac GTTCTGGGATAAAGGGGAACCGAACAATGGTATGGGGAGTAACGGTGTGAATCTCGGTGAAGAGGACTGTGCAGAAAAACCGGTGAAGGGTAAATGGAATGATCTGTCCTGTAACACCCTGAGACGTTGGATCTGTGAGAAATAG
- the LOC115412811 gene encoding CD209 antigen-like protein C, with amino-acid sequence MEDLYMNIEEVKRVNTGSSAPQVSNRGLRRAVVFLGFFCGSLMFGLIGLGVYNQQRPDVRPERQLQTSRDQISDLIRDRDQLNTSLIRANQEVERLQTLPKKQKTTCPAGWRMSFCSCYFFSSTAGPWEAGRNDCKNRDADLVVIDSTEEQEFIQGFKQEYWIGLNDLVSEGTWKWVDGSSVTLKFWNPGEPNNGKARNGMHLYEEDCGQKTAKGKWNDRHCGVPMRWICEK; translated from the exons ATGGAGGATCTGTACATGAACATTGAGGAGGTTAAACGTGTCAACACGGGATCTTCAG CTCCTCAGGTCTCAAACAGGGGCTTACGTAGAGCTGTTGTCTTTCTGGGGTTCTTCTGTGGTTCCCTGATGTTTGGACTCATCGGCCTCGGGGTCTACA ACCAGCAAAGACCAGATGTCAGACCTGAACGGCAGCtccagaccagcagagaccagataTCAGACCTGATTAGAGACCGAGACCAGCTCAACACCAGCCTCATCAGagccaaccaggaagtggagaggCTGCAGACTCTGCCCAAAA AGCAGAAGACAACGTGTCCTGCAGGATGGAGGATGTCCTTTTGCAGCTGTTACTTCTTTTCCAGTACAGCTGGACCCTGGGAAGCAGGAAGAAACGACTGCAAAAACAGAGACGCAGATCTGGTGGTGATAGACAGCACAGAGGAACAG GAGTTCATCCAAGGGTTCAAACAGGAATATTGGATCGGTTTGAACGATCTTGTCAGCGAGGGAACCTGGAAATGGGTCGATGGATCTTCAGTCACACTGAa GTTCTGGAATCCGGGGGAACCGAACAACGGTAAGGCGCGTAATGGTATGCATTTGTATGAGGAGGACTGTGGACAAAAAACTGCGAAGGGTAAATGGAATGATCGGCACTGTGGCGTCCCGATGCGTTGGATCTGTGAGAAATAG